The following proteins are co-located in the Acidicapsa acidisoli genome:
- a CDS encoding ABC transporter permease, giving the protein MSDFRTDLKHAFHMFVKNPGFTIAVVAALALGIGADTAIFSVVNAVLLKPLSYPEPDRIVQILLTGPGGEGPGASATKLHVWQEQTSVFQDVAGYDFGGGMNLTGAVPEQVHGVHVTESYFRIFGAKFVQGRPFTPEEDRPHGGNVVVISGGLWKRKFGSDPSLVGKAISIANLPYTVVGITSPDFDTDPVADLWIPYQFDPNTKDQAHYFVAAARMKPGISLAQVQAQLKLASLEFNRKYPGANERGGFDAQLLKDSVVSDIRSSLLVLIGAVSFVLLIACANVANLLMVRAAGRSREFAIRAALGAGRARIIRQLLTESVLLALTGGLLGLVLGMTGVRALLAISPGDIPRIGEDGAAVGLDWRVALFTFGISLLTGILFGLIPALAASKPDLSSSMKESSKGSGSSLRHNKMRSLLVVSEVSLALVLLVGASLLIRTFVALRAVDPGFNAHNVWTAEMALNGPRFEKTAGVAQVVRVGREQLNAVPGVITASVTNSMPLVGGFGLPFIIVGKPLNGPSTGGAGWMAVSPGYFDAFKIPIVRGRDFTDNDTAGSQGVAIINEAMAKEFWKKDEDPVGQQIIIGHGVGPEFEEPARLIVGIVGDVRDGGLNRNPGSKMVVPLAQMTDGLTELNSKVAPLSWVVRTRLDPHQMTATLTEQLRKASGGFPVARVRSMEEVVVRSTARQDFNMLLLSIFGGSALVLAAIGIYGLMAYSVQQRTQEIGIRMAMGADRKRITRMVVWQGMRLTLAGVAIGVGAAFALTHLISSLLYGVKNWDPTVFVSVPLVLSGVALVAVWLPALRAAKLNPMEALRTE; this is encoded by the coding sequence GTGAGTGACTTCCGCACTGACTTGAAACATGCCTTTCACATGTTTGTGAAGAATCCAGGGTTCACCATCGCTGTCGTAGCTGCGCTGGCCTTGGGAATTGGAGCCGATACAGCTATCTTCTCGGTGGTGAATGCGGTGTTGCTCAAGCCACTCAGCTATCCCGAGCCGGATCGGATCGTGCAGATTCTGCTGACCGGGCCTGGCGGCGAAGGTCCTGGCGCTTCGGCGACCAAGCTGCATGTCTGGCAGGAGCAGACCAGCGTCTTCCAGGACGTGGCCGGATACGACTTCGGTGGGGGCATGAATCTGACCGGCGCTGTCCCGGAACAGGTGCATGGGGTGCATGTGACCGAGTCCTATTTCCGCATCTTCGGGGCAAAGTTTGTTCAGGGACGGCCATTCACGCCGGAAGAAGACAGGCCCCACGGCGGCAATGTGGTTGTGATCAGCGGCGGTTTGTGGAAGCGCAAATTTGGCAGTGATCCGAGTCTGGTCGGGAAGGCAATTTCGATTGCCAACCTGCCATACACCGTGGTCGGCATAACCAGTCCGGATTTCGACACCGATCCGGTCGCGGATCTTTGGATTCCATATCAGTTCGATCCCAACACAAAGGACCAGGCGCATTACTTCGTTGCTGCAGCGCGCATGAAACCTGGAATCTCACTGGCCCAGGTGCAGGCTCAACTTAAGCTAGCCTCGCTAGAGTTCAACCGCAAGTATCCAGGAGCCAATGAACGGGGTGGTTTTGATGCGCAACTACTCAAAGATTCGGTGGTAAGCGATATTCGCTCCTCCCTTTTGGTACTAATTGGCGCCGTGAGCTTTGTGCTCCTCATCGCCTGCGCCAATGTCGCCAATCTCCTGATGGTGCGCGCAGCAGGGCGAAGCCGCGAGTTCGCGATTCGCGCCGCGTTGGGAGCAGGCCGCGCGAGGATCATTCGACAACTGTTGACCGAGAGCGTCCTCCTCGCCCTGACCGGCGGATTGCTCGGGCTGGTGCTCGGCATGACCGGCGTCCGGGCGCTCCTAGCGATCAGCCCCGGCGATATTCCGCGCATTGGCGAGGATGGCGCAGCCGTAGGACTGGATTGGCGCGTCGCCCTCTTCACGTTTGGAATCTCTCTATTGACCGGGATTCTATTCGGGCTGATTCCGGCTCTGGCGGCATCGAAACCCGACCTGAGCAGTTCGATGAAAGAGAGCAGCAAGGGCTCCGGTTCCAGCCTGCGGCATAACAAGATGCGCTCCCTGCTCGTCGTCAGCGAAGTTTCGCTGGCCCTGGTGCTGCTCGTCGGCGCATCCCTGCTGATTCGCACTTTTGTCGCATTAAGAGCAGTTGATCCCGGCTTCAACGCGCACAACGTCTGGACAGCCGAGATGGCTCTCAATGGTCCGCGCTTCGAGAAGACCGCGGGCGTAGCCCAAGTCGTCCGCGTCGGCCGCGAACAACTGAATGCGGTTCCCGGCGTGATTACCGCCTCGGTCACCAACTCCATGCCGCTCGTCGGCGGATTCGGCCTGCCCTTCATCATTGTGGGCAAGCCGCTCAACGGTCCCTCGACCGGTGGCGCGGGCTGGATGGCCGTCTCGCCGGGGTATTTTGACGCCTTCAAGATACCCATCGTGCGCGGACGCGACTTTACCGACAACGACACCGCCGGATCGCAGGGCGTTGCGATTATCAACGAAGCCATGGCCAAGGAATTCTGGAAGAAAGACGAAGATCCAGTAGGCCAGCAAATTATCATCGGCCACGGCGTCGGCCCCGAGTTCGAGGAACCCGCACGGCTCATCGTTGGAATCGTAGGCGACGTTCGCGATGGCGGGCTGAATCGCAACCCCGGCTCCAAGATGGTGGTGCCGCTCGCGCAGATGACCGACGGCCTGACCGAGCTGAATTCCAAGGTTGCACCCCTGTCGTGGGTCGTCCGCACGCGGCTCGATCCCCATCAAATGACGGCGACACTTACCGAACAGCTACGCAAGGCCAGCGGAGGCTTCCCGGTGGCGCGGGTACGCTCGATGGAAGAGGTCGTCGTTCGTTCAACCGCCCGGCAGGACTTCAACATGCTGCTCTTGAGCATCTTCGGCGGCTCGGCGCTGGTGCTCGCTGCGATCGGAATTTACGGCCTGATGGCCTACTCCGTGCAGCAGCGGACGCAGGAGATCGGCATCCGCATGGCGATGGGCGCAGACCGCAAGCGCATCACCAGGATGGTCGTCTGGCAGGGAATGCGCCTGACGCTCGCCGGCGTAGCCATCGGCGTAGGCGCCGCCTTTGCCTTGACCCATCTGATTTCCAGCCTGCTCTATGGCGTCAAGAACTGGGACCCAACGGTCTTCGTCAGTGTGCCTCTTGTGCTCAGCGGTGTTGCGCTGGTCGCGGTCTGGCTGCCAGCCCTGCGCGCCGCAAAGCTAAACCCAATGGAGGCGCTGCGAACGGAGTAA